One Engystomops pustulosus chromosome 11, aEngPut4.maternal, whole genome shotgun sequence DNA window includes the following coding sequences:
- the LOC140106760 gene encoding uncharacterized protein encodes MLMTTTSMDSDSDEEPVPAPIMVQQAPTGPPMPVNYYPQPPVPHASHPWQTPQQQGPFGFNNQRPLPTCWICGRQGHVKRDCRSRPRDDYRPRQSGPRSDDYRGSQNRPRPDDYKGSHDEPRYQDQRYQEPRPQDCIGITGTTAESPLTIPVPVGPFPDVMARFLVSDTCPINLLGADLLQRLRASINYTLQGLQLELHDPRSEEGTMDRCVLRALPLMLQQIHQPDLFYGVPDRVSAQLPSSLWSTGPDDVGLLPVPPVMVYLKEGAQPPRIPQYPLKMAQEQGLSTQIQALVKQGVLIYCTSSCNTPLFPVQKKTPKGSPPKYRLVQDLRAINAATVLETPVVPNPNTLLASIPPSAKVFTVIDLANAFFSVPLHPECRYLFAFTSCGSQLTWTRCPQGAQNSPNQFTQAMKTVLFPWIAEHSQVTLLQYVDDLLLCADSKQLLEQESLSLLLFLSTANCKVSKDNVQWCHAKVIFLGHCVSQGARHLTEDRKSAIAKLPFPSTINQLQSFLGLITYCRQWIPDASRLMQPLYDCLKSGGPQGASPLVLPYLQDCHHQLKMAISRAPALGLPDYTQPFNLFVSESEGHATSVLAQQHAGRQRPIGYYSCRLDPVARTSPTFLKAVHAAHALLDKTADIVLGHDLIIQASHDLAAVLSQTQPRHLTHQRYLRLQCSLLLPSHITFKRCSVINPATLLPHSRGEEADPGVAPEVEDPHDCLQVLLDDTSTLPGVTTQELPHPDLELWTDGSRFADQSGRYHTDYAVTTETQVVKAEAIPASMSAQEAELIALKEACTLAKGKTVNIRTDSRYAHGIAHDFGIIWKNRGFITAAGTPVKHADLIKSLMEALQLPTKVAVIKVKAHGKVNSKAARGNYLADCTAKEAAMGNVSSEWLERILKDKQEMTYPCMVATRAQKKKEEEEKIISPTLAQLQEEQKMAPEEEHKAWKTWGAAYKNGLWTMQGLVCLPRKLYPAIAAWAHGVMHRGKNQALGYAKKMYFAPGLSTAVNAYMKACSICATCNPAPTTKVPYQHLAKSDYPFQRIQVDHIQLPKSGRYEYALVAVDMFSGWPEAYPVVNMTAKLTAKKLITEIACRFGVPQVIESDQGPVFTGQIYTEL; translated from the coding sequence ATGCTGATGACCACCACTTCAATGGACAGTGATTCAGATGAAGAACCAGTCCCTGCTCCTATTATGGTACAGCAAGCCCCTACAGGACCACCTATGCCTGTCAACTACTACCCTCAGCCACCAGTACCCCATGCATCTCATCCGTGGCAGACACCACAACAGCAAGGACCCTTTGGATTCAACAACCAGAGACCTCTCCCTACCTGCTGGATTTGTGGAAGACAAGGCCATGTCAAAAGAGACTGCAGGTCCAGACCCAGAGATGACTACAGACCGCGCCAAAGTGGACCTAGATCTGATGACTATAGAGGGTCCCAGAATAGACCCAGACCTGATGACTATAAAGGATCACATGATGAACCCAGGTACCAGGACCAAAGATATCAAGAACCAAGACCACAGGATTGTATTGGCATTACCGGCACCACTGCTGAGTCTCCCCTCACTATTCCTGTCCCCGTTGGACCTTTCCCTGATGTCATGGCTCGCTTCCTGGTGTCAGATACCTGCCCCATCAACCTTCTAGGGGCAGACCTTCTTCAACGTCTTAGAGCTTCTATCAATTATACTCTCCAAGGTCTTCAGCTTGAATTACATGACCCCAGGTCAGAAGAGGGAACTATGGACAGATGTGTACTTAGAGCTCTCCCTCTGATGCTTCAGCAAATTCATCAACCTGATCTCTTCTATGGAGTCCCGGACCGGGTCTCAGCCCAACTCCCTTCCTCACTCTGGTCAACTGGACCTGATGACGTAGGACTTCTACCAGTCCCTCCAGTGATGGTATATCTAAAAGAGGGGGCTCAGCCCCCAAGGATACCTCAGTATCCTCTGAAGATGGCTCAAGAACAAGGCCTCTCCACCCAAATTCAGGCCCTTGTCAAGCAAGGTGTTTTGATCTACTGTACCTCTTCCTGCAACACCCCATTATTTCCTGTCCAGAAGAAGACCCCCAAGGGGTCACCACCCAAGTACAGGTTAGTCCAGGACCTCAGAGCAATCAATGCAGCTACTGTATTGGAAACTCCGGTGGTACCCAACCCCAACACTTTGCTGGCCAGCATTCCACCCTCTGCGAAGGTTTTCACGGTCATCGATCTTGCTAATGCCTTCTTCAGTGTACCCTTACACCCGGAGTGCCGTTATCTGTTTGCCTTTACCTCCTGTGGAAGCCAACTCACTTGGACAAGGTGCCCACAGGGTGCCCAGAACAGCCCTAACCAATTTACTCAGGCTATGAAGACTGTGTTGTTTCCCTGGATTGCTGAGCATTCACAAGTTACTCtcctacagtatgtggatgatctTCTCCTCTGTGCTGACTCCAAacaactgctggagcaagagtcatTGTCTCTCCTACTGTTCCTCTCTACAGCCAACTGCAAAGTTTCCAAGGATAATGTTCAATGGTGTCACGCAAAGGTCATTTTCCTTGGACATTGTGTCTCTCAAGGGGCCAGACACCTCACCGAAGACAGGAAATCGGCCATTGCCAAATTACCATTTCCTTCCACCATTAACCAACTCCAGTCTTTCTTGGGACTCATCACCTACTGCAGACAATGGATTCCGGATGCATCCAGGCTTATGCAACCCTTGTATGACTGTTTAAAGTCAGGAGGACCACAAGGTGCTTCACCTCTGGTCCTCCCATATCTACAAGACTGTCACCACCAACTGAAGATGGCCATTTCCAGAGCGCCTGCTCTGGGACTTCCAGACTATACCCAGCCCTTCAACCTGTTTGTTTCTGAAAGTGAAGGACATGCAACTAGTGTCCTGGCGCAACAGCATGCCGGGAGACAACGTCCTATTGGATACTACTCTTGCCGTCTGGACCCTGTGGCCAGAACATCTCCTACTTTTTTGAAAGCAGTTCATGCCGCCCATGCACTCCTAGACAAGACTGCTGACATCGTCCTGGGACATGACCTCATCATTCAAGCTTCTCATGATCTGGCGGCAGTTCTTTCTCAGACCCAACCCAGACATCTGACCCACCAGAGATACCTCAGACTTCAGTGTTCTTTACTTCTGCCTTCCCATATCACCTTCAAACGTTGTTCAGTCATCAATCCAGCCACTCTCCTTCCACATTCCAGGGGGGAAGAAGCTGACCCAGGAGTTGCTCCAGAAGTTGAAGATCCTCATGACTGTTTACAAGTTCTTCTTGATGATACCTCAACGCTTCCAGGGGTAACTACCCAGGAATTACCCCATCCTGACCTTGAACTTTGGACAGACGGCTCCAGGTTTGCAGACCAGTCTGGAAGGTACCATACAGATTATGCGGTAACCACTGAAACACAGGTGGTGAAAGCAGAAGCCATACCAGCCTCCATGTCAGCTCAAGAAGCCGAACTGATAGCCCTCAAGGAAGCCTGCACTTTGGCCAAAGGGAAGACTGTGAACATCAGGACTGACTCAAGGTATGCCCATGGCATTGCCCATGATTTTGGAATAATCTGGAAGAACAGAGGCTTCATCACAGCCGCAGGTACCCCAGTGAAGCATGCAGACCTCATCAAGAGCCTGATGGAAGCTCTACAACTGCCTACCAAGGTGGCAGTGATCAAGGTAAAAGCTCACGGAAAAGTGAACTCTAAAGCAGCCAGAGGAAACTACCTGGCTGACTGCACAGCCAAAGAAGCTGCCATGGGGAATGTGTCAtccgagtggctggaaaggatccTGAAGGACAAACAAGAGATGACCTACCCCTGTATGGTGGCCACTAGAgcccagaagaagaaagaagaagaagagaagattaTTTCTCCTACCCTTGCTCAGCTACAAGAGGAACAAAAGATGGCCCCAGAAGAAGAGcataaagcatggaaaacatGGGGTGCTGCTTATAAGAATGGACTCTGGACAATGCAAGGACTTGTCTGTCTCCCTAGAAAGCTGTACCCCGCCATTGCTGCCTGGGCTCATGGGGTAATGCACAGAGGAAAGAACCAAGCACTAGGCTATGCCAAGAAGATGTATTTTGCTCCAGGATTATCTACAGCTGTGAATGCCTACATGAAGGCCTGTTCCATTTGTGCTACCTGCAACCCAGCTCCCACGACCAAAGTGCCCTACCAGCACCTGGCCAAGTCAGACTACCCTTTCCAAAGGATCCAAGTTGACCACATTCAGCTTCCCAAGTCAGGAAGATATGAATATGCTTTAGTAGCTgtggacatgttctcaggatggccAGAAGCCTACCCAGTTGTCAACATGACTGCCAAGCTCACAGCCAAGAAACTGATTACTGAAATTGCCTGTAGATTTGGAGTACCTCAGGTGATAGAGAGCGACCAAGGGCCAGTGTTCACAGGGCAAATCTACACAGAACTATAG